A region from the Andrena cerasifolii isolate SP2316 chromosome 11, iyAndCera1_principal, whole genome shotgun sequence genome encodes:
- the Pwn gene encoding calcium-binding EGF-like domain-containing protein pawn isoform X1 produces MAGRAGSKVLVALSLLTVAGVLAIQNDPTSSRSSQEDLILSASAYTGAERTSSVFQRDGSPTFQRTVPAFQLESSKSVDHIDKNDVRFEYGDTRLVEAIDELTSSKHVDHFDGNNIEVKPGEYYHIAPTTSESMSGEGQGAPQVPKLLSEPHHPAGVPRQRAHYLQAIDQQRRARQDTPRIYSEHAPPPILQTATPGQRQANPDIQDIITGIVKLLNGNVNVAANTVRPLRPIQATRINNRGPPRISDVPPLPPDFDTPGMNPPPPPDHPYPFEKPPAPDRPVVNQLPPERPVRPFVNGVPLPEQIVPQGNRPWTWNRPGGNRRPIPPYKPLPPSLDSTFHREKEPDDKHSDKLHFDLKPEVQMTEEPYAKKEGNDQSESTTNRLENATKGHDEGNIKKDKDGSKVTEKPSADGTTRKPENKHQAPPKENRISNGSTSMTGGDPNKSNHSSDTKHEDAPKPVIPLEVQIKPTKSSRITDSVDSTSSVSRERSSDKSTIPKTSTKTFSTSTLNIETSSSVQVIEPTTTKPALQSTAVPSNSNFNHAPSASTSLEPSKSSNFESSITVSTPTESLPNTATRTSSTLEKSSVHTLASNTFTKNSAHTDRYAYRPRPGIVLDDTLDYTGSQGLATQRPYAPPRHPPLGDIFDVTVSAIQGPGGGGSGEGVRVPVNAGSAEVILTSAVEGQGFVSIDGKRTYLHLFENSDRTSTQVQAQPQPTRTQSPAVVGTGFAIAQPDPPTATPRPTGPIRRPTFHRRPTQPPVRIDTCIVGDTSTCDISQHEACATVQGVSACHCKPGYARLQHSLPCKKIISIVVSIRVDKIYDKRVVWDRGFTDRDSESYQTLAYEANRAIESAMSMTPFSDEYMGSSINAVYQGDVSQGQGGVFVNATLKLTHEPRTIRPSLAGELQRHLLGVIHRRSNNIGNSALYVDSPPGSISNLQDLDECASSELNDCHSSAICANSWGGFTCSCNPGLKDPHKDDPNESGRTCISCPSTYCNNRGSCSYQGDQMQCTCTGNYYGAQCEVDGEVLGVAIGASVAALIIIVLTLVCLVMWSRRWSREQKSVGSPVYGYIQGGIPGTLPGTLARVGSVGTLASVKQGPPTNLPPYMWAHFGDHMATANVYATEPMGPTRPSSAVFGYPPINVHGTLPPVPLPRLQAPPRPRQRHQPDPDSSDSEPQDKDRADLIPHSGFHVPRPKSRSSLANQSGIYNDVEYDQGDVHHLSKNNIPMSTYRPYYRT; encoded by the exons GTGTGCTAGCCATCCAGAACGATCCGACGTCCTCCCGCTCCTCCCAGGAGGACCTGATTCTCAGTGCCAGCGCGTACACGGGAGCGGAAAGAACGTCCAGCGTGTTCCAGCGTGATGGATCGCCGACGTTCCAGAGGACCGTGCCAGCGTTCCAGCTGGAGAGCTCCAAGAGCGTGGATCACATCGATAAGAACGACGTGAGGTTCGAGTACGGGGACACCAGGCTCGTGGAGGCCATCGACGAGTTGACTTCCTCGAAACACGTCGACCACTTCGATGGCAACAACATAGAAGTGAAACCAGGGGAATATTACCA CATAGCACCCACGACAAGCGAATCCATGTCGGGGGAAGGACAAGGGGCTCCGCAGGTACCAAAACTCTTGTCGGAGCCCCATCACCCGGCTGGAGTGCCAAGGCAACGAGCACACTACTTGCAGGCCATAGATCAACAAAGGCGAGCTCGTCAAGACACACCGAGGATCTATAGCGAGCACGCTCCACCTCCCATTCTGCAGACTGCCACTCCAGGGCAGCGGCAAGCGAACCCTGACATACAGGACATCATCACGGGTATCGTGAAGCTGCTGAATGGGAACGTGAACGTCGCTGCCAACACAGTCAGACCTCTCAGGCCCATTCAAGCTACTAG GATTAACAACAGAGGTCCACCGAGGATTTCCGACGTGCCACCTCTGCCGCCAGACTTTGATACACCCGGGATGaatcctcctccaccaccagaCCATCCTTATCCGTTCGAGAAGCCACCAGCGCCTGATAGACCCGTGGTTAATCAACTACCACCTGAAAGGCCAGTCAGACCTTTCGTGAACGGAGTACCGTTGCCAGAGCAGATCGTCCCGCAGGGAAATCGACCGTGGACTTGGAATCGTCCAG GTGGTAACAGGCGACCAATCCCACCGTACAAACCATTGCCACCGTCTCTGGACTCTACTTTCCATCGAGAGAAGGAGCCAGACGACAAACACTCTGATAAACTCCACTTCGACTTGAAACCCGAGGTTCAGATGACAGAGGAGCCTTACGCCAAGAAGGAAGGCAACGATCAAAGTGAAAGTACAACTAATAGACTGGAGAACGCAACCAAGGGTCACGACGAAGGTAATATTAAGAAGGATAAGGACGGCTCGAAGGTGACGGAAAAGCCGAGTGCTGATGGTACAACGAGAAAGCCAGAGAACAAGCATCAAGCCCCGCCTAAAGAGAACAGGATAAGTAACGGGAGTACATCGATGACTGGAGGGGATCCTAATAAGTCCAATCACTCGAGTGACACGAAGCACGAAGATGCGCCGAAGCCTGTGATACCACTGGAAGTCCAAATCAAACCCACGAAATCTTCAAGGATCACCGATTCTGTGGACTCTACTTCCAGTGTGAGCAGAGAAAGATCGAGCGATAAGTCGACGATTCCCAAGACGTCGACGAAGACCTTCTCCACGTCCACGTTGAATATCGAGACCAGCTCGTCGGTGCAAGTGATCGAGCCCACGACCACAAAACCGGCCCTTCAATCCACTGCTGTTCCTTCGAATAGTAATTTCAACCATGCCCCCAGTGCATCCACTAGCCTGGAGCCGAGTAAATCATCCAATTTCGAGAGCTCGATTACCGTCTCAACGCCCACAGAGAGCTTACCGAACACTGCCACGAGGACTTCGTCGACTCTGGAGAAGAGTAGCGTTCACACGCTCGCCTCCAACACGTTCACGAAGAATTCAG CCCACACGGACCGCTATGCTTACCGACCCCGGCCTGGCATCGTCCTTGACGATACCTTAGATTACACAGGATCCCAAGGACTAGCCACCCAACGCCCTTACGCACCACCAAGGCATCCACCTCTCGGTGATATTTTTGACGTCACGGTCTCGGCGATCCAAGGCCCCGGTGGTGGAGGCTCCG GAGAGGGTGTCAGGGTGCCAGTAAACGCAGGGAGCGCCGAGGTGATATTAACTTCCGCGGTCGAAGGCCAAGGGTTCGTCAGTATCGATGGGAAGAGGACGTACCTGCATCTGTTCGAGAATTCAGATCGAACCTCGACGCAAGTGCAAGCACAGCCTCAACCGACTAGGACGCAATCACCGGCTGTCGTTGGCACAGG ATTCGCGATCGCGCAACCTGACCCTCCAACCGCGACCCCAAGGCCCACTGGGCCCATTCGGAGGCCAACGTTCCATAGGAGACCCACTCAGCCGCCGGTTAGAATCGACACTTGCATCGTGGGTGACACCAGCACCTGTGATATCAGCCAGCACGAAGCGTGTGCAACTGTCCAAGGAGTGTCTGCGTGCCACTGCAAGCCAGGGTATGCCAGGCTGCAGCATTCCTTGCCGTGCAAAA AAATTATCAGTATCGTGGTATCGATCAGAGTGGACAAGATTTACGACAAGAGAGTCGTGTGGGACAGAGGATTCACCGACAGAGATTCCGAGTCCTATCAGACTCTGGCGTACGAAGCAAATCGAGCT ATCGAGTCTGCTATGTCGATGACACCCTTCTCGGACGAGTACATGGGTTCCTCGATAAACGCAGTCTACCAGGGGGACGTGAGTCAGGGGCAAGGGGGTGTCTTTGTCAACGCGACCCTGAAACTCACTCACGAGCCCAGGACGATTAGGCCAAGCTTAGCTGGAGAACTGCAGAGGCATCTGCTAGGTGTTATTCACAGAAGAAGCAATAACATAGGGAACAGCGCCCTTTACGTGGACAGTCCGCCTGGGTCTATATCCAACTTGCAAG ACTTGGACGAGTGTGCCTCCTCAGAATTGAACGACTGCCACTCCTCAGCCATTTGTGCAAACAGTTGGGGCGGGTTCACCTGCAGCTGCAATCCAGGATTGAAGGATCCTCACAAGGACGATCCTAACGAGTCGGGCAGGACTTGCATATCCTGTCCATCGACATACTGCAACAATCGAGGATCGTGCTCTTATCAAGGCGACCAGATGCAGTGCAC GTGCACTGGTAATTATTACGGTGCTCAGTGCGAAGTGGACGGCGAGGTATTGGGCGTAGCTATAGGAGCGTCAGTAGCAGCTTTAATAATCATAGTCTTAACACTCGTCTGCCTGGTCATGTGGAG TCGAAGGTGGTCCCGGGAGCAGAAATCGGTTGGCTCACCCGTTTATGGCTACATCCAGGGTGGCATCCCTGGTACCCTGCCAGGAACTTTGGCGAGGGTGGGTTCCGTGGGCACCCTAGCTTCCGTGAAACAAGGACCACCCACCAATTTACCACCTTATATGTGGGCACACTTCGGCGACCACATGGCAACTGCTAACGTGTACGCG ACGGAGCCCATGGGTCCAACCAGGCCCAGCTCGGCTGTGTTTGGATATCCACCCATCAACGTCCATGGAACGTTACCGCCAGTACCATTGCCAAGGCTTCAAGCCCCGCCAAGACCAAGGCAGAGACACCAGCCAGATCCAGACAGCTCGGATTCCGAGCCGCAGGACAAGGACAGGGCTGATTTGATACCGCACAGTGGCTTCCACGTTCCCAGGCCAAAGTCTAGATCATCCTTGGCG AACCAAAGTGGAATCTACAACGACGTGGAGTACGACCAGGGTGACGTGCACCATTTATCGAAGAACAATATTCCGATGTCCACGTACAGACCGTACTACCGTACGTGA
- the Pwn gene encoding calcium-binding EGF-like domain-containing protein pawn isoform X2 has protein sequence MAGRAGSKVLVALSLLTVAGVLAIQNDPTSSRSSQEDLILSASAYTGAERTSSVFQRDGSPTFQRTVPAFQLESSKSVDHIDKNDVRFEYGDTRLVEAIDELTSSKHVDHFDGNNIEVKPGEYYHIAPTTSESMSGEGQGAPQVPKLLSEPHHPAGVPRQRAHYLQAIDQQRRARQDTPRIYSEHAPPPILQTATPGQRQANPDIQDIITGIVKLLNGNVNVAANTVRPLRPIQATRINNRGPPRISDVPPLPPDFDTPGMNPPPPPDHPYPFEKPPAPDRPVVNQLPPERPVRPFVNGVPLPEQIVPQGNRPWTWNRPGGNRRPIPPYKPLPPSLDSTFHREKEPDDKHSDKLHFDLKPEVQMTEEPYAKKEGNDQSESTTNRLENATKGHDEGNIKKDKDGSKVTEKPSADGTTRKPENKHQAPPKENRISNGSTSMTGGDPNKSNHSSDTKHEDAPKPVIPLEVQIKPTKSSRITDSVDSTSSVSRERSSDKSTIPKTSTKTFSTSTLNIETSSSVQVIEPTTTKPALQSTAVPSNSNFNHAPSASTSLEPSKSSNFESSITVSTPTESLPNTATRTSSTLEKSSVHTLASNTFTKNSAHTDRYAYRPRPGIVLDDTLDYTGSQGLATQRPYAPPRHPPLGDIFDVTVSAIQGPGGGGSEGVRVPVNAGSAEVILTSAVEGQGFVSIDGKRTYLHLFENSDRTSTQVQAQPQPTRTQSPAVVGTGFAIAQPDPPTATPRPTGPIRRPTFHRRPTQPPVRIDTCIVGDTSTCDISQHEACATVQGVSACHCKPGYARLQHSLPCKKIISIVVSIRVDKIYDKRVVWDRGFTDRDSESYQTLAYEANRAIESAMSMTPFSDEYMGSSINAVYQGDVSQGQGGVFVNATLKLTHEPRTIRPSLAGELQRHLLGVIHRRSNNIGNSALYVDSPPGSISNLQDLDECASSELNDCHSSAICANSWGGFTCSCNPGLKDPHKDDPNESGRTCISCPSTYCNNRGSCSYQGDQMQCTCTGNYYGAQCEVDGEVLGVAIGASVAALIIIVLTLVCLVMWSRRWSREQKSVGSPVYGYIQGGIPGTLPGTLARVGSVGTLASVKQGPPTNLPPYMWAHFGDHMATANVYATEPMGPTRPSSAVFGYPPINVHGTLPPVPLPRLQAPPRPRQRHQPDPDSSDSEPQDKDRADLIPHSGFHVPRPKSRSSLANQSGIYNDVEYDQGDVHHLSKNNIPMSTYRPYYRT, from the exons GTGTGCTAGCCATCCAGAACGATCCGACGTCCTCCCGCTCCTCCCAGGAGGACCTGATTCTCAGTGCCAGCGCGTACACGGGAGCGGAAAGAACGTCCAGCGTGTTCCAGCGTGATGGATCGCCGACGTTCCAGAGGACCGTGCCAGCGTTCCAGCTGGAGAGCTCCAAGAGCGTGGATCACATCGATAAGAACGACGTGAGGTTCGAGTACGGGGACACCAGGCTCGTGGAGGCCATCGACGAGTTGACTTCCTCGAAACACGTCGACCACTTCGATGGCAACAACATAGAAGTGAAACCAGGGGAATATTACCA CATAGCACCCACGACAAGCGAATCCATGTCGGGGGAAGGACAAGGGGCTCCGCAGGTACCAAAACTCTTGTCGGAGCCCCATCACCCGGCTGGAGTGCCAAGGCAACGAGCACACTACTTGCAGGCCATAGATCAACAAAGGCGAGCTCGTCAAGACACACCGAGGATCTATAGCGAGCACGCTCCACCTCCCATTCTGCAGACTGCCACTCCAGGGCAGCGGCAAGCGAACCCTGACATACAGGACATCATCACGGGTATCGTGAAGCTGCTGAATGGGAACGTGAACGTCGCTGCCAACACAGTCAGACCTCTCAGGCCCATTCAAGCTACTAG GATTAACAACAGAGGTCCACCGAGGATTTCCGACGTGCCACCTCTGCCGCCAGACTTTGATACACCCGGGATGaatcctcctccaccaccagaCCATCCTTATCCGTTCGAGAAGCCACCAGCGCCTGATAGACCCGTGGTTAATCAACTACCACCTGAAAGGCCAGTCAGACCTTTCGTGAACGGAGTACCGTTGCCAGAGCAGATCGTCCCGCAGGGAAATCGACCGTGGACTTGGAATCGTCCAG GTGGTAACAGGCGACCAATCCCACCGTACAAACCATTGCCACCGTCTCTGGACTCTACTTTCCATCGAGAGAAGGAGCCAGACGACAAACACTCTGATAAACTCCACTTCGACTTGAAACCCGAGGTTCAGATGACAGAGGAGCCTTACGCCAAGAAGGAAGGCAACGATCAAAGTGAAAGTACAACTAATAGACTGGAGAACGCAACCAAGGGTCACGACGAAGGTAATATTAAGAAGGATAAGGACGGCTCGAAGGTGACGGAAAAGCCGAGTGCTGATGGTACAACGAGAAAGCCAGAGAACAAGCATCAAGCCCCGCCTAAAGAGAACAGGATAAGTAACGGGAGTACATCGATGACTGGAGGGGATCCTAATAAGTCCAATCACTCGAGTGACACGAAGCACGAAGATGCGCCGAAGCCTGTGATACCACTGGAAGTCCAAATCAAACCCACGAAATCTTCAAGGATCACCGATTCTGTGGACTCTACTTCCAGTGTGAGCAGAGAAAGATCGAGCGATAAGTCGACGATTCCCAAGACGTCGACGAAGACCTTCTCCACGTCCACGTTGAATATCGAGACCAGCTCGTCGGTGCAAGTGATCGAGCCCACGACCACAAAACCGGCCCTTCAATCCACTGCTGTTCCTTCGAATAGTAATTTCAACCATGCCCCCAGTGCATCCACTAGCCTGGAGCCGAGTAAATCATCCAATTTCGAGAGCTCGATTACCGTCTCAACGCCCACAGAGAGCTTACCGAACACTGCCACGAGGACTTCGTCGACTCTGGAGAAGAGTAGCGTTCACACGCTCGCCTCCAACACGTTCACGAAGAATTCAG CCCACACGGACCGCTATGCTTACCGACCCCGGCCTGGCATCGTCCTTGACGATACCTTAGATTACACAGGATCCCAAGGACTAGCCACCCAACGCCCTTACGCACCACCAAGGCATCCACCTCTCGGTGATATTTTTGACGTCACGGTCTCGGCGATCCAAGGCCCCGGTGGTGGAGGCTCCG AGGGTGTCAGGGTGCCAGTAAACGCAGGGAGCGCCGAGGTGATATTAACTTCCGCGGTCGAAGGCCAAGGGTTCGTCAGTATCGATGGGAAGAGGACGTACCTGCATCTGTTCGAGAATTCAGATCGAACCTCGACGCAAGTGCAAGCACAGCCTCAACCGACTAGGACGCAATCACCGGCTGTCGTTGGCACAGG ATTCGCGATCGCGCAACCTGACCCTCCAACCGCGACCCCAAGGCCCACTGGGCCCATTCGGAGGCCAACGTTCCATAGGAGACCCACTCAGCCGCCGGTTAGAATCGACACTTGCATCGTGGGTGACACCAGCACCTGTGATATCAGCCAGCACGAAGCGTGTGCAACTGTCCAAGGAGTGTCTGCGTGCCACTGCAAGCCAGGGTATGCCAGGCTGCAGCATTCCTTGCCGTGCAAAA AAATTATCAGTATCGTGGTATCGATCAGAGTGGACAAGATTTACGACAAGAGAGTCGTGTGGGACAGAGGATTCACCGACAGAGATTCCGAGTCCTATCAGACTCTGGCGTACGAAGCAAATCGAGCT ATCGAGTCTGCTATGTCGATGACACCCTTCTCGGACGAGTACATGGGTTCCTCGATAAACGCAGTCTACCAGGGGGACGTGAGTCAGGGGCAAGGGGGTGTCTTTGTCAACGCGACCCTGAAACTCACTCACGAGCCCAGGACGATTAGGCCAAGCTTAGCTGGAGAACTGCAGAGGCATCTGCTAGGTGTTATTCACAGAAGAAGCAATAACATAGGGAACAGCGCCCTTTACGTGGACAGTCCGCCTGGGTCTATATCCAACTTGCAAG ACTTGGACGAGTGTGCCTCCTCAGAATTGAACGACTGCCACTCCTCAGCCATTTGTGCAAACAGTTGGGGCGGGTTCACCTGCAGCTGCAATCCAGGATTGAAGGATCCTCACAAGGACGATCCTAACGAGTCGGGCAGGACTTGCATATCCTGTCCATCGACATACTGCAACAATCGAGGATCGTGCTCTTATCAAGGCGACCAGATGCAGTGCAC GTGCACTGGTAATTATTACGGTGCTCAGTGCGAAGTGGACGGCGAGGTATTGGGCGTAGCTATAGGAGCGTCAGTAGCAGCTTTAATAATCATAGTCTTAACACTCGTCTGCCTGGTCATGTGGAG TCGAAGGTGGTCCCGGGAGCAGAAATCGGTTGGCTCACCCGTTTATGGCTACATCCAGGGTGGCATCCCTGGTACCCTGCCAGGAACTTTGGCGAGGGTGGGTTCCGTGGGCACCCTAGCTTCCGTGAAACAAGGACCACCCACCAATTTACCACCTTATATGTGGGCACACTTCGGCGACCACATGGCAACTGCTAACGTGTACGCG ACGGAGCCCATGGGTCCAACCAGGCCCAGCTCGGCTGTGTTTGGATATCCACCCATCAACGTCCATGGAACGTTACCGCCAGTACCATTGCCAAGGCTTCAAGCCCCGCCAAGACCAAGGCAGAGACACCAGCCAGATCCAGACAGCTCGGATTCCGAGCCGCAGGACAAGGACAGGGCTGATTTGATACCGCACAGTGGCTTCCACGTTCCCAGGCCAAAGTCTAGATCATCCTTGGCG AACCAAAGTGGAATCTACAACGACGTGGAGTACGACCAGGGTGACGTGCACCATTTATCGAAGAACAATATTCCGATGTCCACGTACAGACCGTACTACCGTACGTGA
- the LOC143374643 gene encoding isochorismatase domain-containing protein 2 isoform X2 yields MSDETCISARCKIKALKLLDVPVIVSEQNPKALGKTIPQFDISNAKGPFAKSQFSMCTPEINDELSKICCGQKPTSVILIGIEAHVCIENTAIDLRGDGYEVHTVADCCTSRSQEDRLLALERMRDIGCHITTSENVIFKLLGDAKHKEFKNIQSLVKVPTLYTGLVPASKI; encoded by the exons ATGTCTGATGAAACATGCATAAGTGCACGTTGCAAG ATAAAGGCACTGAAGCTGCTCGATGTTCCTGTGATAGTCTCGGAGCAAAATCCAAAAGCTCTGGGGAAGACGATACCCCAGTTTGATATTTCCAATGCTAAAGGACCCTTCGCAAAGTCTCAATTTAGCATGTGCACGCCTGAA ATAAATGACgagctctccaaaatttgttgcGGCCAAAAGCCAACCTCTGTTATTCTGATTGGTATCGAGGCTCATGTATGCATAGAGAATACTGCCATCGATTTAAGAGGAGATGGATACGAAGTGCATACAGTCGCGGACTGCTGTACTTCACGTTCACAGGAGGATAGATTGCTGGCTTTAGAG CGGATGAGAGACATAGGATGCCACATAACTACATCGGAGAACGTTATTTTCAAGTTATTGGGGGATGCGAAACAcaaggaatttaaaaatatccaaaGCTTAGTAAAAGTGCCTACGTTATATACAGGACTTGTACCTGCTTCAAAAATATGA
- the LOC143374642 gene encoding protein N-terminal glutamine amidohydrolase: MAVEPREAGHVKPLVQLFPKASECVYTSCYCEENVWKLCTDVATRHGTELQHCYVAFVSNPWRSVPLWRQRVGKDEDKLVFWDFHVIFIYAPDERAVVYDLDSALPFPTHFWKYAMETFRSDEVVLPEHHRRFRVVPANVYLREFASDRHHMKREDGTWIKTPPDYPPISTPTCKDNLDAFINMDPGTGFGVVFTLEQLFDRFRRPIANATAPRTPQPQPTPT, translated from the exons ATGGCCGTGGAGCCTCGCGAGGCCGGGCATGTGAAGCCGCTGGTGCAGCTTTTCCCGAAAGCGTCCGAGTGCGTGTACACCAGTTGCTATTG CGAGGAAAATGTATGGAAGCTGTGTACGGACGTAGCCACGAGGCACGGAACGGAGTTACAGCATTGCTACGTTGCCTTCGTGAGCAACCCATGGCGTAGCGTACCACTTTGGCGACAACGGGTCGGAAAGGACGAGGATAAGCTCGTGTTTTGG GACTTCCACGTAATTTTTATCTACGCGCCCGACGAAAGGGCGGTCGTGTACGATTTAGATAGCGCGTTGCCGTTTCCGACGCATTTCTGGAAATACGCGATGGAAACGTTCAGGTCGGACGAGGTGGTGCTGCCAGAGCATCACAGGAGGTTCCGCGTGGTGCCAGCCAACGTCTACCTGCGCGAATTCGCGTCGGATCGGCACCACATGAAACGCGAGGATGGCACGTGGATCAAGACGCCGCCGGATTATCCGCCAATCTCAACACCAA CGTGCAAGGATAACTTGGATGCTTTTATTAACATGGACCCGGGGACTGGGTTCGGGGTGGTGTTCACGTTAGAGCAATTGTTCGACCGATTTCGCAGGCCGATTGCGAACGCGACGGCCCCCCGCACACCTCAGCCGCAACCGACGCCGACTTAA
- the LOC143374643 gene encoding isochorismatase domain-containing protein 2 isoform X1: MAINPCKAVLRQGKCALLICDVQERFAKAMFEFDKITQNSTKLIKALKLLDVPVIVSEQNPKALGKTIPQFDISNAKGPFAKSQFSMCTPEINDELSKICCGQKPTSVILIGIEAHVCIENTAIDLRGDGYEVHTVADCCTSRSQEDRLLALERMRDIGCHITTSENVIFKLLGDAKHKEFKNIQSLVKVPTLYTGLVPASKI; the protein is encoded by the exons ATGGCAATAAATCCCTGCAAAGCGGTTCTCAGACAGGGCAAATGTGCTTTGCTAATATGCGACGTTCAGGAGAGGTTCGCCAAAGCTATGTTCGAATTCGACAAGATCACACAGAACTCCACGAAACTG ATAAAGGCACTGAAGCTGCTCGATGTTCCTGTGATAGTCTCGGAGCAAAATCCAAAAGCTCTGGGGAAGACGATACCCCAGTTTGATATTTCCAATGCTAAAGGACCCTTCGCAAAGTCTCAATTTAGCATGTGCACGCCTGAA ATAAATGACgagctctccaaaatttgttgcGGCCAAAAGCCAACCTCTGTTATTCTGATTGGTATCGAGGCTCATGTATGCATAGAGAATACTGCCATCGATTTAAGAGGAGATGGATACGAAGTGCATACAGTCGCGGACTGCTGTACTTCACGTTCACAGGAGGATAGATTGCTGGCTTTAGAG CGGATGAGAGACATAGGATGCCACATAACTACATCGGAGAACGTTATTTTCAAGTTATTGGGGGATGCGAAACAcaaggaatttaaaaatatccaaaGCTTAGTAAAAGTGCCTACGTTATATACAGGACTTGTACCTGCTTCAAAAATATGA